In Tenebrio molitor chromosome 8, icTenMoli1.1, whole genome shotgun sequence, a genomic segment contains:
- the LOC138136848 gene encoding acyl-coenzyme A thioesterase 13-like, translated as MNKTLPLIKDVAGLAKFMKSSSKSFDLVLDKLQLVSFGNGKCVAELKVDESHTNSMGRLHGSLSTTLVDTLSSFALMSKVEGPHVSVDIHMSYLKDATVGDEIVVEARVVKSGKKMAFLEVDIVDKASKELLVKGSHTKFIL; from the exons ATGAATAAAACGTTGCCGCTAATAAAAGACGTTGCTGGTCTTGCAAAGTTTATGAAAAGTTCGTCCAAATCTTTCGATCTCGTACTAGAcaag CTGCAATTAGTGTCTTTTGGAAATGGTAAATGTGTAGCAGAGTTGAAAGTTGACGAGAGTCATACCAACTCCATGGGACGTTTGCACGGAAGTCTGTCAACCACGTTAGTTGACACTTTGTCTAGTTTTGCTCTGATGTCGAAAGTAGAGGGTCCACATGTGTCTGTGGACATACACATGAG TTATCTGAAAGATGCAACTGTTGGGGATGAGATTGTGGTGGAAGCTAGGGTTGTGAAAAGTGGGAAAAAGATGGCGTTTTTGGAGGTGGATATAGTCGACAAGGCTAGTAAAGAGTTGTTGGTTAAAGGAAGTCATACTAAGTTTATACTGTAG
- the LOC138136835 gene encoding uncharacterized protein: protein MNNPTNHVQVSDIRNWLSAFLERQNVTDVEITITGTSYRGTGYLSDITYVDLTHKKSKDKLYRFAIKSSKPILKEVLPLRNMNLNEMLFYTFLPALNRILLQLDTGLIFHNVPRFYESVVDPEKEVMVLQDMRREGYHMFNRRLHLNEVHLKRVMAVYAKLHAVTLAFQIRRDYFFQSFCSHLRDTVGEIKTQELLKEQEFLADLEALARNEERTAVANYLHKLLKWTNYTTATDDISVVIHGDATICNFLFKYETSEERKTIADVCLLDFQHCRLGSPVIDLACLIYSCMSPQHCSEIDDFVAIYYYVLVDFLIDMRVDVVEHFSFEHFEEHWFKYGPIGIRAAILYLKNALMDDDQIIDLEEAVSTNTSCAYTEEVVRRCYDRIWPLLQMSLDKQII from the exons ATGAACAATCCAACCAACCACGTCCAAGTAAGCGACATCAGAAACTGGTTGAGTGCATTTCTGGAAAGACAAAACGTCACAGATGTGGAGATCACCATAACGGGAACTTCGTACAGAGGCACTGGCTACTTATCCGACATAACTTACGTGGACCTCACGCACAAAAAATCCAAAGACAAGCTGTATCGCTTCGCCATCAAGAGCAGCAAACCGATACTGAAAGAAGTGTTGCCTCTGCGAAACATGAATCTGAACGAGATGCTCTTCTACACGTTCCTGCCAGCGCTGAACCGGATCTTGTTGCAACTGGACACCGGGTTGATATTCCACAACGTTCCCAGGTTCTACGAGAGCGTCGTCGACCCCGAGAAAGAAGTTATGGTTCTGCAGGACATGCGGCGCGAGGGGTACCACATGTTCAACCGGAGACTGCACCTGAACGAGGTCCACCTGAAGAGAGTGATGGCGGTCTATGCGAAACTCCACGCTGTCACGTTAGCCTTCCAGATCCGCAGAGACTACTTCTTCCAGAGCTTCTGCAGCCACTTGAGAGACACAGTGGGAGAAATCAAGACGCAAGAGTTGCTGAAAGAGCAGGAGTTCTTGGCCGATCTGGAGGCTCTGGCGAGGAATGAAGAGAGAACCGCCGTTGCGAACTACTTGCACAAGTTGCTCAAGTGGACTAACTATACCACGGCAACAGACGACATTTCGGTGGTCATCCACGGAGACGCTACCATCTGCAACTTCCTCTTCAAATACGAG ACCTCAGAAGAGAGGAAAACCATTGCGGACGTGTGCTTGTTGGATTTTCAACACTGCAGACTCGGCTCTCCTGTTATCGACTTGGCTTGTCTCATCTACTCTTGCATGTCCCCTCAGCACTGCAGCGAAATCGACGACTTTGTTGCCATCTATTACTACGTCCTCGTCGATTTCTTGATAGACATGAGAGTTGACGTCGTGGAGCACTTCTCGTTTGAACATTTTGAGGAGCACTGGTTTAAGTATGGCCCCATCGGAATCAGAGCGGCCATTTTGTACTTGAAAAATGCGTTGATGGACGACGATCAAATCATCGATTTGGAAGAAGCAGTCAGTACAAACACTTCTTGTGCGTATACAGAGGAGGTGGTCAGGAGGTGTTACGACAGAATATGGCCGCTGCTTCAAATGTCATTGGACAAGCAAATAATCTGA
- the LOC138136845 gene encoding uncharacterized protein, which translates to MQDLKVEGYCTHDRKLPISMDQVRQVVKMYAGYHVLSFATRAMKPDNFLELTHPLKNTLKSIVMSQVLNEEKFFDALRKLALEKNEPEVDKKLGLLFHLNDYIDGKGRFMVVIHGDWGPGNFLFKYEDEDKSKVEHVCMVELNRGNPRYVYPIAQYKNQWRNFAKLGLRMMISDTKILLADDDEKVDLEEIVDKNLEYKCSPELVERCTKRIFPMLKLAIKENLM; encoded by the exons ATGCAAGACTTGAAGGTGGAAGGTTACTGCACGCACGACCGCAAGCTCCCTATAAGTATGGACCAGGTGAGGCAAGTGGTGAAGATGTACGCAGGGTACCACGTACTGTCCTTCGCCACGCGCGCCATGAAACCAGACAACTTCCTCGAACTGACCCACCCACTGAAGAACACTTTGAAGTCGATCGTGATGTCGCAAGTGCTCAACGAAGAAAAGTTTTTCGACGCTCTGCGCAAGCTTGCGCTGGAGAAGAATGAACCGGAAGTGGACAAAAAGCTGGGACTGTTGTTTCATTTGAATGACTACATAGATGGGAAAGGGCGGTTCATGGTGGTCATCCATGGGGACTGGGGACCTGgtaatttccttttcaaaTACGAG GATGAAGACAAAAGCAAAGTGGAGCACGTATGCATGGTGGAACTCAACAGGGGTAACCCCCGGTACGTGTACCCCATAGCACAATACAAAAACCAGTGGAGGAATTTCGCAAAACTTGGTTTGAGGATGATGATTTCCGATACCAAGATCTTGTTGGCAGATGACGATGAAAAAGTGGACTTGGAGGAGATTGTTGACAAGAATCTCGAATACAAATGTTCGCCTGAACTCGTGGAAAGATGCACCAAGAGAATATTTCCCATGTTAAAATTGGCCATCAAAGAGAATCTTATGTGA
- the LOC138136833 gene encoding uncharacterized protein, whose amino-acid sequence MVDVNNLSDVLTMSNMTRWLRTTLKKQKIQTYEIAMMKTPQRGEGYLGDVTLVEILGVTVTGNRVLFNFAIKNNKRSKKLRDVIPLRLLNINELRLYGVQRNFVRFQRKKKIVDIFDNMVLHYDGFSRSNEEVLVLQDLKAEGYCTHDKKLPMTYDEIIHVVDMYAKFHAISFALRSLKKQHFQELVASLTHVLKFAVMSQVLNEDEFFDDLRKLALEKNEPVLAQKLGLLSHLVDYIDINDPFMAIVHGDCNPSNYLFKYDDEEKDKVQHVCMVDFQFCRLGPPVYDLSNFLFSCMPENDLEYFHDLLRYYYDSLSHHLIEYKCNPKVLYPFEQFRNQWRNYGKLGLRMMISESKVFLAEDDEIVDLEEIVEKNIQHKYSPELVQRCSQKIFPMLQLAIDEKII is encoded by the exons ATGGTGGACGTAAATAATTTATCCGATGTCCTCACGATGAGCAACATGACCCGGTGGTTGAGAACCACCTTGAAGAAGCAAAAGATCCAAACGTACGAAATCGCTATGATGAAAACTCCCCAAAGAGGTGAGGGTTACCTCGGTGACGTAACTCTGGTAGAGATCCTGGGGGTTACTGTGACAGGCAACCGAGTGTTGTTCAACTTTGCCATAAAGAACAACAAACGCAGCAAGAAACTGCGAGACGTGATCCCCTTGAGACTGCTCAATATCAACGAACTGCGCCTGTACGGCGTCCAGCGCAACTTCGTCAGGTTCCAACGCAAGAAAAAAATCGTGGACATCTTCGACAACATGGTGCTGCACTACGACGGCTTCTCCAGGTCAAACGAGGAGGTCCTGGTTTTGCAAGACTTGAAGGCCGAAGGGTACTGCACGCACGACAAGAAACTCCCCATGACCTACGACGAGATCATCCACGTGGTGGACATGTACGCGAAGTTCCACGCTATTTCCTTCGCCCTTCGATCACTCAAGAAGCAGCACTTTCAGGAGCTGGTCGCTTCGCTGACGCACGTGCTGAAGTTCGCTGTGATGTCGCAAGTGCTGAACGAAGATGAGTTCTTCGACGACCTCCGGAAGCTCGCACTGGAGAAGAACGAGCCGGTGCTGGCCCAAAAACTGGGATTGTTGTCGCATTTAGTCGACTACATCGATATCAACGATCCTTTTATGGCAATCGTCCACGGAGATTGCAATCCGAGTAACTACCTCTTCAAATACGAC GATGAGGAAAAAGACAAAGTGCAACACGTCTGCATGGTGGACTTCCAATTTTGCAGACTTGGACCTCCTGTCTACGACTTGTCCAATTTCCTCTTCTCTTGCATGCCTGAAAATGATCTGGAGTACTTCCACGATCTCCTGAGGTACTACTATGACAGCTTGTCGCACCATCTCATCGAGTACAAATGTAATCCGAAGGTGTTGTATCCGTTCGAACAATTTAGGAATCAGTGGAGGAATTATGGAAAGCTTGGATTGAGGATGATGATTTCGGAGAGCAAAGTCTTTCTTGCAGAGGACGACGAGATCGTCGACTTGGAAGAGATCGTCGAGAAGAATATCCAACACAAATATTCACCAGAGCTGGTGCAAAGATGCAGCCAGAAGATTTTTCCAATGTTGCAGTTAGCCATagacgaaaaaattatttga
- the LOC138136846 gene encoding E3 ubiquitin-protein ligase RNF126-like isoform X1, translating to MSSLYRNVWSLGEWLDRWIEEFDNNLCWGGTWDTPFADLLMAEASARRNRQSTGSLFDFLFDELRGNRQAGRSTSYFPDNFRRLRWQLHNLNNERRNRSHQPTRTVPRSVPREEKLLRIIYISFQQTKAKSQCSICVEDFRLGEEAVQLPCKHIYHEACITSWFERNSNCPICRREFNKQGASRDDGCDFRF from the exons ATGTCTTCGTTGTATCGAAATGTGTGGTCACTCGGCGAGTGGTTAGACCGATGGATTGAAGAATTCGACAACAAC TTGTGTTGGGGAGGAACTTGGGACACGCCATTTGCAGATTTATTAATGGCGGAGGCCTCGGCAAGACGCAACAGACAGTCGACTGGGAGCTTGTTTGATTTTCTCTTCGACGAATTGAGGGGGAACAGACAAGCAGGAAG AAGCACTTCATATTTTCCGGACAATTTTAGGCGACTCAGATGGCAATTACATAATCTCA ACAATGAAAGAAGAAACAGATCCCACCAGCCGACAAGAACAGTTCCTCGAAGCGTGCCTAGGGAAGAAAAGCTACTCCGAATCATCTACATCAGCTTCCAGCAAACCAAAGCAAAGTCCCAGTGTTCTATTTGCGTGGAAGATTTCCGATTAGGTGAAGAAGCTGTGCAGCTACCGTGCAAACATATTTACCATGAAGCGTGCATAACCAGTTGGTTTGAGAGAAACAGTAACTGCCCTATCTGCAGGCGAGAATTTAACAAGCAAG GAGCTTCAAGAGATGACGGTTGTGATTTTAgattttag